The following are from one region of the Ischnura elegans chromosome X, ioIscEleg1.1, whole genome shotgun sequence genome:
- the LOC124170657 gene encoding dynein axonemal intermediate chain 4-like isoform X1 yields MPSSPWQQENSVVFYKDEDVTPEPLGDPFHLYMREAPRMVQVEDLKYKDSGSFTEDENLEKVNIPIVEDDMLKNSVKPGLEIPKNLAKPIGDDAFKVLLRETKTFIILCIDSKFRDKGEKHYRENEKSELQRKLVEKVSHSTQTMKSLKRDESTMTSPVIMVDVSTFVSNWDLYCSSLDKKPVSQMGKKSKFWSKFDKVVQPTQQEQMSKTVKLRQFKHACIITERLLASNNYSEKQTKFLRNPDAGSHDKTSKFHYDIEELWAFSCIDTANRAVTSISWNPIIEGALAVGYGTLDFHDFTGGLVCIWSLLNPCQPEQFYKFDHSVNDVKFSQDQPELLAAACHDGSIWIIHATLGTKMPIKSSCVSHIGPVWSLEWVTHDDFVTEEEVLISSGNDGRICYWNICNESACSQILHLRYGPQKQLKPSAEGTIKGNHYLSGLTLSIDPMDRNIYYVGTSHGFLAKCSMDCKSNFLDIVMAHQGPVYSVQFSPFCPNILLTCGGDWTMRLWIKGVEEPLLLIRTAMEAVMKAVWSPVHSTIIVSISGNELALWDLSQKIQYPMRVAYIAKGTVYTTVEFTNGGNNVTAGDDDGNVHVYNLQEMPFIPYHQEKFLISSLENYLKSSPKLLSKLEKMKSG; encoded by the exons ATGCCAAGCAGCCCATGGCAGCAGGAGAATAGTGTG gtTTTCTACAAAGATGAAGATGTTACACCAGAGCCATTGGGTGATCCTTTTCATCTTTACATGCGAGAAGCACCAAGAATGGTGCAG GTGGAAGACCTGAAATACAAAGACTCTGGATCATTCACTGAagatgaaaaccttgaaaaagtaaatataccCATAGTGGAGGATGATATGCTAAAAAACAGCG tgaaGCCCGGTTTAGAAATTCCAAAGAATCTAGCCAAACCAATTGGAGATGATGCATTCAAAGTACTTCTCAGGGAAACCAAAACTTTTATCATACTCTGCATTGACAGCAAATTTAGGGATAAAGGAGAGAAGCACtacagagaaaatgaaaag AGTGAGCTTCAGAGGAAACTTGTTGAAAAAGTTTCCCATTCTACCCAGACGATGAAAAGTTTAAAGAGGGATGAATCTACAATGACATCACCTGTGATAATGGTG GATGTTTCTACATTTGTGTCAAATTGGGATCTATATTGCTCATCATTGGATAAAAAGCCTGTTTCACAGATGG GAAAGAAGTCCAAGTTTTGGAGTAAGTTTGACAAAGTTGTTCAGCCAACTCAACAAGAGCAAATGAGTAAGACTGTGAAACTCCGTCAGTTTAAACACGCATGCATCATAACTGAAAGACTATTGGCTTCAAATAATTACTCAGAAAAACAAACCAAGTTCTTGAGAAATCCTGATGCAG GTTCCCATGACAAAACCAGCAAATTTCATTATGATATTGAGGAGCTTTGGGCTTTTAGTTGTATTGATACTGCCAATCGAGCTGTCACTTCGATTTCATGGAATCCTATTATTGAG gGTGCTTTAGCTGTTGGATATGGAACCCTTGACTTCCATGATTTCACTGGAGGATTAGTATGCATTTGGTCTTTGCTAAATCCATGCCAGCCCGAGCAGTTTTACAAGTTTGACCATTCCGTGAATGATGTCAAATTTTCACAAGATCAACCTGAGTTGCTAGCTGCGGCTTGCCATGATGGCTCAATATGGATCATACATGCTACTCTTGGTACAAAGATGCCAATTAAAAGTAGTTG CGTCTCTCACATTGGTCCAGTGTGGTCTCTTGAGTGGGTGACTCATGATGATTTTGTTACTGAAGAGGAAGTGCTCATTTCATCTGGTAATGATGGACGCATATGCTATTGGAACATTTGCAATGAGTCTGCCTGTTCAC AAATACTTCACTTAAGGTATGGGCCCCAGAAACAGTTAAAACCATCTGCTGAGGGCACAATAAAAGGCAATCATTACCTCTCAGGATTAACTTTGTCAATAGACCCTATGGATCGCAATATCTATTATGTTGGTACAAGTCATGGATTTCTAGCCAAG TGCTCCATGGATTGCAAGAGCAATTTTCTGGATATAGTTATGGCTCATCAAGGCCCGGTATATTCCGTTCAATTTTCTCCCTTTTGCCCAAACATATTGCTGACTTGTGGAGGTGATTGGACTATGAGATTATGGATCAAAGGTGTGGAAGAACCTTTATTGCTCATTCGAACTGCAATG GAAGCTGTTATGAAAGCAGTCTGGTCACCAGTGCATTCTACTATCATTGTGAGCATTAGCGGCAATGAGCTTGCTCTTTGGGACTTGAGTCAAAAGATTCAGTACCCAATGAGAGTTGCGTACATTGCTAAGGGAACTGTTTATACCACAGTTGAGTTTACCAATGGGGGAAAT
- the LOC124170657 gene encoding dynein axonemal intermediate chain 4-like isoform X3 — translation MREAPRMVQVEDLKYKDSGSFTEDENLEKVNIPIVEDDMLKNSVKPGLEIPKNLAKPIGDDAFKVLLRETKTFIILCIDSKFRDKGEKHYRENEKSELQRKLVEKVSHSTQTMKSLKRDESTMTSPVIMVDVSTFVSNWDLYCSSLDKKPVSQMGKKSKFWSKFDKVVQPTQQEQMSKTVKLRQFKHACIITERLLASNNYSEKQTKFLRNPDAGSHDKTSKFHYDIEELWAFSCIDTANRAVTSISWNPIIEGALAVGYGTLDFHDFTGGLVCIWSLLNPCQPEQFYKFDHSVNDVKFSQDQPELLAAACHDGSIWIIHATLGTKMPIKSSCVSHIGPVWSLEWVTHDDFVTEEEVLISSGNDGRICYWNICNESACSQILHLRYGPQKQLKPSAEGTIKGNHYLSGLTLSIDPMDRNIYYVGTSHGFLAKCSMDCKSNFLDIVMAHQGPVYSVQFSPFCPNILLTCGGDWTMRLWIKGVEEPLLLIRTAMEAVMKAVWSPVHSTIIVSISGNELALWDLSQKIQYPMRVAYIAKGTVYTTVEFTNGGNNVTAGDDDGNVHVYNLQEMPFIPYHQEKFLISSLENYLKSSPKLLSKLEKMKSG, via the exons ATGCGAGAAGCACCAAGAATGGTGCAG GTGGAAGACCTGAAATACAAAGACTCTGGATCATTCACTGAagatgaaaaccttgaaaaagtaaatataccCATAGTGGAGGATGATATGCTAAAAAACAGCG tgaaGCCCGGTTTAGAAATTCCAAAGAATCTAGCCAAACCAATTGGAGATGATGCATTCAAAGTACTTCTCAGGGAAACCAAAACTTTTATCATACTCTGCATTGACAGCAAATTTAGGGATAAAGGAGAGAAGCACtacagagaaaatgaaaag AGTGAGCTTCAGAGGAAACTTGTTGAAAAAGTTTCCCATTCTACCCAGACGATGAAAAGTTTAAAGAGGGATGAATCTACAATGACATCACCTGTGATAATGGTG GATGTTTCTACATTTGTGTCAAATTGGGATCTATATTGCTCATCATTGGATAAAAAGCCTGTTTCACAGATGG GAAAGAAGTCCAAGTTTTGGAGTAAGTTTGACAAAGTTGTTCAGCCAACTCAACAAGAGCAAATGAGTAAGACTGTGAAACTCCGTCAGTTTAAACACGCATGCATCATAACTGAAAGACTATTGGCTTCAAATAATTACTCAGAAAAACAAACCAAGTTCTTGAGAAATCCTGATGCAG GTTCCCATGACAAAACCAGCAAATTTCATTATGATATTGAGGAGCTTTGGGCTTTTAGTTGTATTGATACTGCCAATCGAGCTGTCACTTCGATTTCATGGAATCCTATTATTGAG gGTGCTTTAGCTGTTGGATATGGAACCCTTGACTTCCATGATTTCACTGGAGGATTAGTATGCATTTGGTCTTTGCTAAATCCATGCCAGCCCGAGCAGTTTTACAAGTTTGACCATTCCGTGAATGATGTCAAATTTTCACAAGATCAACCTGAGTTGCTAGCTGCGGCTTGCCATGATGGCTCAATATGGATCATACATGCTACTCTTGGTACAAAGATGCCAATTAAAAGTAGTTG CGTCTCTCACATTGGTCCAGTGTGGTCTCTTGAGTGGGTGACTCATGATGATTTTGTTACTGAAGAGGAAGTGCTCATTTCATCTGGTAATGATGGACGCATATGCTATTGGAACATTTGCAATGAGTCTGCCTGTTCAC AAATACTTCACTTAAGGTATGGGCCCCAGAAACAGTTAAAACCATCTGCTGAGGGCACAATAAAAGGCAATCATTACCTCTCAGGATTAACTTTGTCAATAGACCCTATGGATCGCAATATCTATTATGTTGGTACAAGTCATGGATTTCTAGCCAAG TGCTCCATGGATTGCAAGAGCAATTTTCTGGATATAGTTATGGCTCATCAAGGCCCGGTATATTCCGTTCAATTTTCTCCCTTTTGCCCAAACATATTGCTGACTTGTGGAGGTGATTGGACTATGAGATTATGGATCAAAGGTGTGGAAGAACCTTTATTGCTCATTCGAACTGCAATG GAAGCTGTTATGAAAGCAGTCTGGTCACCAGTGCATTCTACTATCATTGTGAGCATTAGCGGCAATGAGCTTGCTCTTTGGGACTTGAGTCAAAAGATTCAGTACCCAATGAGAGTTGCGTACATTGCTAAGGGAACTGTTTATACCACAGTTGAGTTTACCAATGGGGGAAAT
- the LOC124170657 gene encoding dynein axonemal intermediate chain 4-like isoform X2: protein MSRLRVFYKDEDVTPEPLGDPFHLYMREAPRMVQVEDLKYKDSGSFTEDENLEKVNIPIVEDDMLKNSVKPGLEIPKNLAKPIGDDAFKVLLRETKTFIILCIDSKFRDKGEKHYRENEKSELQRKLVEKVSHSTQTMKSLKRDESTMTSPVIMVDVSTFVSNWDLYCSSLDKKPVSQMGKKSKFWSKFDKVVQPTQQEQMSKTVKLRQFKHACIITERLLASNNYSEKQTKFLRNPDAGSHDKTSKFHYDIEELWAFSCIDTANRAVTSISWNPIIEGALAVGYGTLDFHDFTGGLVCIWSLLNPCQPEQFYKFDHSVNDVKFSQDQPELLAAACHDGSIWIIHATLGTKMPIKSSCVSHIGPVWSLEWVTHDDFVTEEEVLISSGNDGRICYWNICNESACSQILHLRYGPQKQLKPSAEGTIKGNHYLSGLTLSIDPMDRNIYYVGTSHGFLAKCSMDCKSNFLDIVMAHQGPVYSVQFSPFCPNILLTCGGDWTMRLWIKGVEEPLLLIRTAMEAVMKAVWSPVHSTIIVSISGNELALWDLSQKIQYPMRVAYIAKGTVYTTVEFTNGGNNVTAGDDDGNVHVYNLQEMPFIPYHQEKFLISSLENYLKSSPKLLSKLEKMKSG, encoded by the exons ATGTCAAGACTCAgg gtTTTCTACAAAGATGAAGATGTTACACCAGAGCCATTGGGTGATCCTTTTCATCTTTACATGCGAGAAGCACCAAGAATGGTGCAG GTGGAAGACCTGAAATACAAAGACTCTGGATCATTCACTGAagatgaaaaccttgaaaaagtaaatataccCATAGTGGAGGATGATATGCTAAAAAACAGCG tgaaGCCCGGTTTAGAAATTCCAAAGAATCTAGCCAAACCAATTGGAGATGATGCATTCAAAGTACTTCTCAGGGAAACCAAAACTTTTATCATACTCTGCATTGACAGCAAATTTAGGGATAAAGGAGAGAAGCACtacagagaaaatgaaaag AGTGAGCTTCAGAGGAAACTTGTTGAAAAAGTTTCCCATTCTACCCAGACGATGAAAAGTTTAAAGAGGGATGAATCTACAATGACATCACCTGTGATAATGGTG GATGTTTCTACATTTGTGTCAAATTGGGATCTATATTGCTCATCATTGGATAAAAAGCCTGTTTCACAGATGG GAAAGAAGTCCAAGTTTTGGAGTAAGTTTGACAAAGTTGTTCAGCCAACTCAACAAGAGCAAATGAGTAAGACTGTGAAACTCCGTCAGTTTAAACACGCATGCATCATAACTGAAAGACTATTGGCTTCAAATAATTACTCAGAAAAACAAACCAAGTTCTTGAGAAATCCTGATGCAG GTTCCCATGACAAAACCAGCAAATTTCATTATGATATTGAGGAGCTTTGGGCTTTTAGTTGTATTGATACTGCCAATCGAGCTGTCACTTCGATTTCATGGAATCCTATTATTGAG gGTGCTTTAGCTGTTGGATATGGAACCCTTGACTTCCATGATTTCACTGGAGGATTAGTATGCATTTGGTCTTTGCTAAATCCATGCCAGCCCGAGCAGTTTTACAAGTTTGACCATTCCGTGAATGATGTCAAATTTTCACAAGATCAACCTGAGTTGCTAGCTGCGGCTTGCCATGATGGCTCAATATGGATCATACATGCTACTCTTGGTACAAAGATGCCAATTAAAAGTAGTTG CGTCTCTCACATTGGTCCAGTGTGGTCTCTTGAGTGGGTGACTCATGATGATTTTGTTACTGAAGAGGAAGTGCTCATTTCATCTGGTAATGATGGACGCATATGCTATTGGAACATTTGCAATGAGTCTGCCTGTTCAC AAATACTTCACTTAAGGTATGGGCCCCAGAAACAGTTAAAACCATCTGCTGAGGGCACAATAAAAGGCAATCATTACCTCTCAGGATTAACTTTGTCAATAGACCCTATGGATCGCAATATCTATTATGTTGGTACAAGTCATGGATTTCTAGCCAAG TGCTCCATGGATTGCAAGAGCAATTTTCTGGATATAGTTATGGCTCATCAAGGCCCGGTATATTCCGTTCAATTTTCTCCCTTTTGCCCAAACATATTGCTGACTTGTGGAGGTGATTGGACTATGAGATTATGGATCAAAGGTGTGGAAGAACCTTTATTGCTCATTCGAACTGCAATG GAAGCTGTTATGAAAGCAGTCTGGTCACCAGTGCATTCTACTATCATTGTGAGCATTAGCGGCAATGAGCTTGCTCTTTGGGACTTGAGTCAAAAGATTCAGTACCCAATGAGAGTTGCGTACATTGCTAAGGGAACTGTTTATACCACAGTTGAGTTTACCAATGGGGGAAAT